A single genomic interval of Halomonas sp. GT harbors:
- a CDS encoding Na+/H+ antiporter family protein: protein MNAIVLAILVMVSLSLARVSVVFALIVATLVGGLYAGMPINAILDAFNDGLGNGATVALAYAVLGAFAVALSRSGITEVMANRAIARFHVDDSGSSRRMVTYTLLAALLAAAVSSQNLIPVHIAFIPVLVPPLLKLMNHLQLDRRLVACVITFGITAPYMLLPVGFGAIFLNDILLTNLNESGAELGLEVTRQMVPMAMVIPIGGMALGLAVAVLFSYRKGRNYQDRDLAKGDETPAQAAQHLKGWQKAVLAIALVGTVAVQLYTGSMVLGGIFGFALLSLSGVFRWHEQDGIFTEGMRMMALVGFIMITAAGFASVMQASGEVEALVSSSTEVIGDNKGLAALIMLLVGLFITMGIGSSFSTIPIIASLYVPLALNFGFSPLATVALVGTAAALGDAGSPASDSTLGPTAGLNADGQHDHIWDSVVPTFLHYNIPLIAFGWIAAMIL from the coding sequence ATGAATGCTATCGTTTTGGCCATTTTAGTGATGGTCAGCCTCAGCTTGGCTCGCGTTTCCGTTGTCTTTGCTTTAATCGTCGCTACGCTGGTCGGTGGGCTTTATGCGGGCATGCCCATCAATGCCATCCTTGATGCCTTTAACGACGGCCTTGGCAACGGCGCCACTGTGGCCCTGGCCTATGCCGTACTGGGCGCTTTCGCCGTCGCGCTCTCACGTTCGGGCATCACCGAGGTGATGGCAAACCGCGCTATTGCGCGTTTTCATGTTGATGATTCTGGCAGCAGTCGCCGCATGGTGACTTATACCCTGCTGGCGGCCTTGCTAGCTGCGGCGGTCAGTTCGCAAAACCTTATTCCGGTGCACATTGCCTTCATTCCAGTGCTGGTCCCGCCGTTACTGAAACTAATGAATCACCTTCAGCTCGACCGCCGACTCGTTGCTTGTGTGATTACCTTCGGTATTACCGCCCCCTATATGCTATTACCGGTGGGGTTTGGCGCTATCTTCCTGAACGATATTTTGCTCACCAACCTCAATGAAAGTGGTGCCGAACTTGGTCTGGAAGTCACCCGTCAGATGGTTCCGATGGCAATGGTGATTCCCATTGGCGGCATGGCACTAGGCCTTGCCGTTGCAGTGCTGTTTAGCTACCGCAAGGGGCGTAACTACCAAGACCGAGACCTGGCCAAGGGTGATGAAACCCCAGCGCAAGCGGCCCAGCATTTGAAAGGTTGGCAAAAAGCAGTACTGGCAATCGCACTGGTTGGCACCGTGGCCGTTCAGCTTTATACCGGCTCCATGGTATTGGGTGGGATTTTCGGCTTTGCACTACTGTCACTCAGCGGCGTCTTCCGCTGGCATGAGCAGGACGGTATTTTCACCGAAGGTATGCGCATGATGGCTCTGGTCGGGTTCATTATGATCACCGCAGCGGGCTTCGCCAGTGTGATGCAGGCCAGTGGCGAGGTTGAAGCGCTGGTTAGCAGCTCTACAGAAGTAATTGGTGACAACAAGGGGTTGGCGGCATTGATTATGCTGCTTGTGGGCCTTTTCATTACCATGGGTATCGGCTCTTCCTTCTCAACGATCCCGATCATCGCATCACTTTACGTACCGCTTGCGCTGAATTTTGGCTTTTCGCCCCTGGCCACCGTGGCGCTAGTAGGCACCGCGGCCGCTTTAGGCGATGCAGGCTCTCCGGCCTCTGATTCGACGCTTGGCCCGACCGCCGGTCTCAATGCCGACGGCCAGCACGACCATATCTGGGACAGCGTTGTGCCGACCTTCCTGCACTACAATATCCCGCTGATTGCCTTTGGGTGGATAGCCGCCATGATCCTATGA
- the alr gene encoding alanine racemase, which yields MKYPLTLLAAAVAATIASTSYAAPLLSDQALLVDSPEHLSANAWVEISQSAFEGNVRGVQELLGEEADLCAIMKADAYGHGIANLMPSVIALGIPCIGVASNEEARVVRASGFDGRLMRVRSATPEEVRGAFDYSMEELFGDITAARQASSDAAEAGVTLRYHLGLNAGGMGRNGMALDSEAGRQEALELQDLASLELVGIMTHFAFEDEDFVRQGLEAFHEQSDWLIETANLDRDALTLHAANSFATMEVPEARLDMVRPGGLLYGDLPHYEQFKPVMSFRTRVASVNNYAQGSGVGYDNVRVLERDSLLANLPVGYSDGYRRVFSDAAFVLVNGERVPVMGRVSMNTTMVDVTDVEGVVPGDEVVLYGLQGDERITIGELEDLNSALLADLYTVWGNSNPKVLRPSDSE from the coding sequence ATGAAATATCCACTAACCCTGTTAGCTGCCGCTGTTGCTGCCACTATCGCCAGTACGAGTTATGCGGCGCCGCTGCTCAGTGACCAAGCATTGTTGGTTGATAGCCCAGAACACTTGAGTGCCAATGCCTGGGTAGAAATCTCGCAATCGGCTTTTGAAGGGAACGTTCGTGGTGTCCAGGAACTGCTTGGCGAAGAAGCTGACCTTTGCGCCATTATGAAGGCTGATGCTTATGGTCATGGCATTGCGAATTTAATGCCTTCTGTGATCGCGTTAGGTATTCCTTGTATTGGTGTGGCGAGTAACGAAGAAGCGCGGGTTGTTCGGGCATCTGGTTTCGATGGGCGTTTAATGCGCGTACGCAGTGCAACACCAGAAGAAGTTCGCGGTGCATTTGATTACAGTATGGAAGAGCTATTCGGGGACATAACCGCCGCTCGGCAAGCATCCAGCGATGCAGCCGAGGCAGGGGTAACACTGCGCTATCATTTGGGCCTGAATGCCGGTGGTATGGGGCGTAACGGCATGGCGCTTGATAGTGAAGCAGGACGCCAGGAAGCGTTAGAGCTTCAAGATTTGGCATCGTTGGAGCTGGTGGGCATCATGACCCACTTCGCTTTTGAAGATGAAGATTTTGTTCGCCAAGGGCTAGAGGCGTTTCACGAGCAAAGTGATTGGTTAATCGAGACGGCTAACCTGGATCGAGATGCGCTAACGCTGCATGCCGCCAATTCATTTGCCACCATGGAAGTGCCTGAAGCACGCCTTGATATGGTGCGCCCAGGTGGCTTGCTGTATGGCGATCTACCCCATTATGAGCAGTTTAAACCGGTGATGTCGTTTCGCACGCGGGTAGCGTCGGTTAACAATTACGCGCAAGGCAGCGGAGTTGGTTACGATAACGTCAGGGTGCTGGAGCGCGATAGCCTACTGGCGAATTTGCCCGTCGGTTATTCTGACGGCTATCGGCGTGTTTTCAGTGACGCTGCATTTGTACTGGTCAACGGTGAGCGAGTGCCGGTCATGGGAAGAGTGTCGATGAACACGACCATGGTAGACGTGACGGATGTGGAGGGAGTGGTACCGGGTGATGAAGTCGTGCTTTACGGACTCCAGGGTGACGAGCGAATTACCATTGGTGAACTTGAAGACCTCAATAGTGCGTTACTCGCCGACCTTTACACGGTGTGGGGAAACTCAAATCCGAAGGTGTTGCGTCCAAGCGATAGCGAATAA
- the dctP gene encoding TRAP transporter substrate-binding protein DctP — protein sequence MKLSTSVKCALATSIAASIMASQALYADTIRLRMHTFYGTEVDQIAADLRDRVSEASDGTINIQFFRGGELVSSDQFVEAVARGSIDIGHGVGSYWPGTVGIGTIEGGLPGAWVNAEEAHDIFANQGLDELIAEAYEEQGVKLIGRGFGSDYGLVTREPVSSLEDLSSMRIRATSSIATVLEKFDIPTAFIPGEELYVALSTGVIDGAVYGGPVEYEQLRINEVAGYYTDINLLNPGWTENAFINPGTWERMSEEQQQILVDELAHYLEDVHNWLEEGNQRIIDEGELFEFATLPEEDSKRLAEASLPIWEEEAARSERNAQAVEILINNAKAQGRLSE from the coding sequence ATGAAGCTCTCAACATCCGTGAAATGCGCTCTTGCGACGTCCATCGCCGCTTCTATCATGGCTAGCCAAGCGCTCTATGCCGATACTATTCGTTTACGCATGCACACGTTTTATGGCACCGAAGTGGATCAGATTGCAGCTGATTTGCGGGATCGGGTAAGTGAAGCGAGTGATGGCACTATCAATATTCAATTCTTCCGTGGTGGCGAGCTGGTGAGCAGTGATCAGTTTGTCGAAGCTGTTGCCCGTGGGAGCATTGATATCGGCCATGGTGTTGGTAGTTACTGGCCTGGCACGGTTGGTATCGGCACTATCGAAGGGGGTCTTCCTGGTGCCTGGGTAAACGCTGAAGAAGCACACGATATATTTGCCAATCAAGGCCTCGATGAACTCATCGCGGAAGCTTACGAAGAACAGGGCGTTAAGCTCATTGGCCGTGGCTTTGGTAGCGATTATGGCTTGGTCACCCGGGAGCCGGTTTCCAGCCTTGAAGACCTGTCCAGCATGCGCATCCGCGCCACCAGCTCCATTGCAACGGTGTTAGAAAAATTCGATATACCAACGGCCTTTATTCCTGGTGAAGAACTCTACGTAGCGCTTTCGACTGGCGTTATTGATGGTGCCGTTTACGGTGGCCCTGTCGAGTACGAACAGCTGCGAATTAATGAAGTGGCGGGTTACTACACCGATATCAACTTACTCAACCCTGGCTGGACAGAAAATGCGTTCATCAATCCTGGCACCTGGGAACGCATGAGCGAAGAGCAGCAGCAAATTTTGGTAGATGAACTGGCTCACTATCTGGAAGACGTTCACAACTGGCTTGAAGAAGGCAACCAACGCATCATCGATGAAGGTGAGCTGTTTGAATTTGCCACGCTGCCAGAAGAAGATTCAAAACGCCTAGCTGAAGCATCTTTGCCTATTTGGGAAGAAGAGGCGGCACGCTCTGAGCGAAATGCACAAGCCGTTGAAATCTTGATCAACAACGCCAAAGCGCAAGGAAGATTGAGTGAGTAA
- a CDS encoding TRAP transporter small permease subunit — protein MSKINRYLRFQDGLSDWIGRVTAWLTLGIIGVLLYEVVARYILNAPTVWGHELATMFFGALSILAGSYTLRHQSHVRSDVIYRLLPFRMQAFCDVIVFSLGILVLGIFFTMAVEFAHRSWLIGEYSNRSIWRPALWPIKATIPIAVGFLILQSVAELVRAIVRLLGIPYDDPRDDISDAD, from the coding sequence GTGAGTAAGATCAACCGATATCTACGCTTTCAGGATGGGCTTTCCGACTGGATCGGACGAGTCACCGCCTGGCTGACGCTAGGTATTATCGGTGTACTGCTCTATGAAGTGGTCGCTCGCTATATACTCAATGCCCCCACTGTGTGGGGGCACGAACTAGCGACGATGTTCTTCGGTGCGCTGAGTATCCTGGCTGGCAGCTATACCCTACGCCATCAAAGCCACGTGCGCAGTGATGTCATCTATCGCCTACTGCCCTTCCGCATGCAGGCGTTCTGTGACGTGATTGTGTTTTCACTGGGTATTTTGGTGCTGGGCATATTTTTCACCATGGCCGTGGAATTTGCCCACCGCTCCTGGCTAATCGGCGAATATTCCAACCGTAGCATTTGGCGTCCAGCGCTTTGGCCGATAAAAGCGACCATTCCAATTGCCGTTGGATTTCTAATTCTTCAGAGCGTAGCAGAGCTAGTGAGGGCCATCGTGCGTTTACTTGGCATTCCCTATGATGATCCGCGAGATGACATTAGCGACGCTGATTAA
- a CDS encoding TRAP transporter large permease, translated as MLNLDPMIITAIMFLSMIVLMAIGAPLAWALMISGMGSAYMMFGPGGLDFLLSSAYSTMDNFLLVALPLFIFMGLVLERSGITDDLFEMMHKLMGSLPGGLGIGTILICALIAAMAGVSGAATVSLGIIALPAMLKRGYHKRLVTGTIMAGGALGFLIPPSILMIVYAFLARESVGKLFAAGLVPGLMLAGIYMAYILIRCRINPSLGPAAPVEERFSAKEKLMSLRHVIAPGLLVTAVLGCIIGGVTSPSEASAVGAGGAMLIAALRGRLNWSLLRYAMLSTTKITGMLLWIAIAAVFFSRIYMGLGAGMIVSDFIDDFSLSPYTVIIIMLISFFALGMFLDDFAILFITIPLYVPIVRDLGFDTTWFAVLFIISMQSAYLTPPFGYNLFYMRSVAPKSITIVDIYRSALPYVALQILGLALIVLFPSIALWLPNLLF; from the coding sequence ATGTTAAATTTAGACCCCATGATAATTACGGCGATCATGTTTCTCTCCATGATCGTCCTAATGGCAATAGGCGCTCCGCTAGCGTGGGCGTTGATGATATCGGGCATGGGTAGTGCCTATATGATGTTCGGCCCTGGGGGCTTGGACTTCTTGCTATCATCGGCATACAGCACCATGGATAACTTTCTCCTGGTGGCCCTCCCGCTCTTCATCTTTATGGGATTGGTACTGGAACGCTCCGGTATTACCGATGACCTTTTCGAAATGATGCATAAGCTGATGGGAAGCCTTCCGGGCGGACTTGGGATTGGCACCATTCTTATCTGCGCCCTTATCGCTGCCATGGCGGGGGTCTCAGGGGCAGCTACCGTTAGCCTTGGAATCATTGCATTACCGGCAATGCTCAAACGCGGCTATCACAAGCGGCTAGTCACCGGCACCATAATGGCAGGTGGTGCATTAGGTTTTCTAATCCCGCCTAGTATCTTAATGATTGTCTATGCGTTTCTTGCCCGCGAATCCGTAGGAAAGCTATTTGCGGCTGGCTTAGTTCCCGGCCTGATGCTTGCCGGTATTTACATGGCATATATATTAATACGCTGCCGCATAAACCCGTCACTGGGTCCCGCTGCGCCAGTGGAAGAACGCTTTAGTGCCAAAGAGAAATTGATGTCTTTGCGTCACGTTATTGCCCCTGGCCTTTTGGTCACTGCCGTGCTCGGCTGCATTATCGGAGGGGTAACCTCGCCTTCCGAAGCCTCTGCTGTTGGAGCAGGCGGTGCAATGCTTATTGCAGCACTAAGAGGTCGTCTAAACTGGAGCCTGCTGCGTTATGCAATGCTAAGCACGACCAAAATAACGGGCATGTTGCTTTGGATTGCCATTGCAGCGGTATTCTTCAGCCGTATCTATATGGGATTAGGCGCTGGCATGATCGTCAGTGATTTTATTGATGACTTCTCGCTGTCGCCCTACACCGTCATCATCATCATGCTGATTAGCTTTTTTGCACTTGGCATGTTTTTGGATGACTTTGCGATCCTATTCATCACGATTCCATTATATGTGCCCATCGTACGTGACTTAGGGTTCGATACTACCTGGTTTGCGGTGCTGTTCATTATAAGTATGCAATCCGCTTATCTGACGCCACCCTTTGGGTATAACCTGTTCTATATGCGATCAGTCGCACCAAAATCCATTACTATCGTCGATATCTATCGCTCAGCATTGCCCTATGTTGCTCTACAAATATTGGGTTTAGCACTTATCGTACTATTCCCAAGTATTGCGCTGTGGTTGCCCAACTTACTGTTCTAA
- the csiR gene encoding DNA-binding transcriptional regulator CsiR, whose translation MNSSFFPDETADAKENLGIRAYKLLKIDIIKGIFQPDEKLRMSVLKARYDLGIGPLREALSQLVAEHLVVAISQRGYRVAPMSLAELEDIYDARAQVEAMMLGLAIERGDDAWEANILAKSYQLAKLTEMSSTEGLLDIWDRRHSDFHTAMVAGCNSPHLMKVRAGLFDKVQRYRFLWLKETVFSAQALEEKRQEHAALVDATLERRKQAAVALMHEHLMSPVPIITQVMRQQGAA comes from the coding sequence ATGAATTCATCTTTCTTCCCAGACGAAACGGCGGATGCCAAGGAAAACTTGGGTATTCGTGCTTACAAGCTACTTAAGATAGACATTATTAAAGGCATTTTTCAGCCTGACGAAAAATTGCGTATGAGTGTGCTTAAAGCGCGCTATGACCTGGGTATTGGCCCGCTGCGAGAAGCGCTATCCCAGCTTGTTGCTGAGCATCTAGTGGTGGCTATTAGCCAGCGTGGCTATCGTGTAGCACCCATGTCGCTCGCTGAACTTGAAGATATTTACGATGCCCGGGCGCAGGTTGAAGCGATGATGTTGGGGCTTGCTATAGAGCGTGGCGATGATGCCTGGGAAGCCAATATTTTGGCAAAGTCTTATCAATTAGCAAAGCTGACGGAAATGAGCTCGACAGAAGGGCTATTAGATATTTGGGATCGTCGGCATAGTGATTTTCACACTGCGATGGTCGCTGGCTGTAACTCTCCACATTTGATGAAAGTACGCGCCGGGCTCTTCGATAAAGTTCAGCGCTACCGTTTTCTGTGGCTTAAGGAAACCGTGTTTTCTGCTCAGGCCCTTGAAGAAAAGCGCCAAGAGCATGCCGCGTTAGTCGACGCCACGTTAGAGCGGCGTAAGCAGGCAGCAGTGGCATTGATGCACGAACATTTGATGTCTCCAGTGCCGATCATTACACAGGTGATGCGCCAACAAGGCGCGGCATAA
- the gabT gene encoding 4-aminobutyrate--2-oxoglutarate transaminase, protein MSNAQLNELKQKYVANGAASPATQFADRAENALIWDADGNRIIDFAGGIGVLNIGHCHPKVVEAVREQLGRVMHTCQTVIPYEGYVKVAEKLSQLTPVRGHGKVMLVNSGAEALENAVKIARAATGKNNVICFDGSYHGRTFMTMAMNGKVAPYSADFGSMPGNVFRAPYPVPFHGVSEEDAIRGLKMTLKTDANPRDTAAIVIEPVLGEGGFYPAPASFLKAVREICDEHGMLMIVDEVQSGFGRTGKLFAIEHSGVEPDLMTMAKSMAGGMPISAVVGTAEHMDASGPNSLGGTYSGSPVSCAAVLAVLEVFEEEKILEKSQALGEVLGQRFTQWQQRFACVENVRHLGSMAALDIVSADQSPDPELAAAMCKRAREKGLILLSCGLYGNTIRFLMPVTIEDTILEEGLAIVEALLEELTA, encoded by the coding sequence ATGAGCAATGCACAGCTGAATGAGCTTAAACAGAAATATGTCGCTAATGGTGCCGCCAGCCCTGCAACGCAATTTGCGGACCGTGCTGAGAACGCGCTTATCTGGGATGCGGATGGTAATCGTATTATTGATTTCGCGGGTGGTATTGGCGTGCTTAATATCGGCCATTGCCATCCAAAAGTAGTCGAAGCTGTTAGGGAACAGTTAGGTCGAGTGATGCACACTTGCCAGACCGTTATTCCTTACGAAGGCTACGTTAAAGTCGCTGAAAAGCTCAGTCAGCTCACTCCCGTGCGCGGTCATGGCAAAGTAATGCTGGTTAACTCCGGGGCTGAAGCGCTAGAGAATGCCGTTAAGATTGCACGTGCTGCTACCGGCAAGAATAACGTGATCTGCTTCGATGGCAGCTATCATGGCCGTACGTTTATGACCATGGCAATGAACGGAAAAGTGGCGCCTTACTCGGCTGATTTCGGCAGCATGCCTGGGAATGTTTTCCGTGCGCCTTACCCCGTTCCGTTCCATGGTGTCAGCGAAGAAGACGCTATTCGCGGTCTTAAAATGACGCTGAAGACCGATGCCAACCCAAGAGACACCGCGGCTATTGTCATTGAGCCTGTGTTGGGTGAAGGTGGGTTCTATCCTGCACCGGCCAGCTTCCTTAAAGCGGTGCGTGAAATTTGCGACGAGCACGGCATGCTGATGATCGTCGATGAAGTTCAGTCTGGCTTTGGCCGTACCGGCAAGCTTTTTGCCATTGAACACAGTGGTGTTGAGCCTGATCTCATGACCATGGCCAAGAGCATGGCCGGTGGCATGCCGATTTCAGCAGTCGTAGGAACGGCTGAGCATATGGACGCGTCTGGCCCTAACTCGCTGGGAGGCACCTACTCAGGAAGCCCGGTTTCTTGTGCTGCCGTTTTGGCGGTGCTTGAAGTATTCGAAGAGGAAAAAATTCTTGAGAAAAGCCAAGCCCTAGGAGAAGTGCTGGGGCAGCGCTTTACTCAGTGGCAGCAACGTTTTGCCTGTGTCGAAAACGTGCGTCATTTAGGTTCGATGGCAGCATTGGATATTGTTTCAGCTGATCAATCGCCAGACCCAGAGCTCGCTGCAGCCATGTGCAAACGTGCACGGGAGAAGGGGCTTATTCTGTTGTCGTGTGGGCTTTACGGCAATACGATCCGCTTCTTGATGCCGGTCACCATTGAAGACACCATACTTGAAGAAGGTTTAGCGATCGTTGAAGCGTTGCTAGAAGAACTTACAGCGTAG
- a CDS encoding NAD-dependent succinate-semialdehyde dehydrogenase — translation MSELPDILIPDAFIGGEWCGAEKRFAVTNPANGELLAEVPDLDADGARAAVAAAEAAGPGWKKRTAKERATLLRAWFDAIMAHQEDLARLMTLEQGKPLAESRGEVAYGASFVEFYAEESKRMAGETLPGHGVDKRILVFREPIGVVAAVTPWNFPLAMITRKCAPALAAGCTVVIKPAEATPLTALAVARLAELAGLPAGVINVVTASQPAPIGEVLTTDPRVRKFSFTGSTPVGKKLLAQCAGTVKKVSLELGGNAPFIVFDDADLDAAVEGAVASKYRNSGQTCVCTNRFLVQSGVYDVFVEKLAKRVAQLNVGNGLDEGVMQGPLINQAAVEKVESHIADAMEKGGRLVCGGKPHTLGGTFFEPTIIADVTDNMRVAREETFGPLAPVFRFETDDEAIAMANATEFGLAAYFYARDYRRIWHVMEGLEYGMVAVNEGILSTELAPFGGVKESGLGREGSRHGLDEFTELKYVCVGGL, via the coding sequence ATGAGTGAGTTACCCGATATTTTGATACCTGACGCATTTATTGGCGGAGAGTGGTGCGGTGCTGAAAAGCGCTTTGCGGTCACTAACCCTGCAAATGGTGAGCTATTAGCAGAAGTTCCAGACCTGGATGCGGATGGTGCACGAGCAGCGGTTGCCGCAGCGGAGGCAGCAGGACCTGGCTGGAAAAAGCGTACAGCGAAAGAGCGTGCGACGCTGTTGCGCGCCTGGTTCGATGCCATCATGGCGCACCAAGAAGACTTGGCTCGGCTAATGACGTTGGAGCAGGGCAAGCCGCTGGCAGAATCCCGGGGTGAAGTGGCCTATGGCGCATCATTTGTCGAATTTTATGCCGAAGAGTCCAAGCGCATGGCAGGTGAAACCTTGCCGGGTCATGGTGTCGATAAACGCATTCTGGTGTTTCGCGAACCCATTGGCGTTGTGGCCGCTGTTACGCCTTGGAACTTCCCGCTGGCAATGATCACTCGTAAGTGCGCCCCCGCTTTAGCAGCAGGCTGTACGGTGGTGATCAAACCTGCAGAAGCAACGCCTCTAACGGCGTTGGCAGTGGCGCGCTTGGCTGAGCTTGCTGGCTTGCCCGCTGGGGTGATCAATGTGGTCACTGCCAGCCAACCTGCACCGATAGGGGAGGTGCTAACCACCGATCCCCGCGTGCGTAAGTTCTCTTTCACAGGCTCCACACCTGTTGGTAAAAAGCTGCTCGCTCAATGTGCAGGTACGGTCAAAAAAGTATCGTTGGAGTTAGGTGGTAACGCACCTTTCATCGTGTTTGATGACGCCGACCTAGACGCCGCCGTTGAGGGTGCTGTTGCCTCCAAGTATCGCAATTCTGGCCAGACCTGCGTCTGTACGAACCGCTTCTTGGTTCAGAGTGGCGTTTACGACGTTTTTGTCGAAAAGCTGGCTAAGCGCGTGGCGCAACTGAACGTGGGCAATGGGCTGGATGAAGGCGTTATGCAAGGCCCGTTGATCAATCAGGCCGCAGTTGAAAAGGTCGAGTCCCACATTGCTGATGCGATGGAAAAGGGTGGGCGGTTGGTCTGTGGTGGCAAGCCTCACACGTTGGGCGGCACGTTCTTCGAGCCAACGATTATTGCTGATGTGACCGACAACATGCGGGTTGCCCGTGAAGAGACGTTTGGCCCCTTAGCGCCTGTGTTCCGTTTCGAGACGGATGACGAAGCCATTGCCATGGCGAATGCGACTGAGTTCGGGCTAGCAGCCTACTTTTATGCACGTGACTACCGCAGGATTTGGCACGTCATGGAAGGGCTGGAGTACGGCATGGTGGCGGTTAACGAAGGAATTCTGTCCACCGAGCTAGCGCCCTTTGGTGGGGTGAAAGAGTCCGGGCTGGGCCGTGAAGGCTCACGTCATGGCCTTGATGAATTTACCGAGTTGAAATACGTCTGTGTTGGCGGCCTGTAA
- a CDS encoding pyridoxamine 5'-phosphate oxidase family protein, producing MSSPEHKQKIWKMIKDIKVGMLVTLDNEVPRARPMHLVQDEYDGKLWFFTRRSAEKVFETESDHDVCLSFSDQEDGVYVSLSGKANLTDNRELIERYWNPFIAAWFPEGKDDPDVALLEIDVQMGEHWKAKESKAFQLYEIAKANLKKDATPNMGENEKFGG from the coding sequence ATGTCCAGCCCGGAGCATAAGCAGAAAATCTGGAAGATGATCAAGGATATTAAAGTAGGTATGTTGGTGACGTTGGATAACGAGGTTCCACGAGCGCGCCCCATGCACCTGGTGCAAGACGAGTATGATGGCAAGCTGTGGTTCTTCACACGACGCAGCGCCGAAAAGGTATTTGAAACAGAAAGCGATCACGACGTGTGCCTTAGCTTCTCCGACCAGGAAGATGGCGTTTATGTATCGCTTTCAGGTAAAGCCAACCTGACCGATAACCGCGAGCTGATTGAGCGCTACTGGAACCCCTTTATTGCCGCTTGGTTTCCAGAAGGTAAAGACGACCCTGACGTAGCACTGCTAGAAATTGACGTGCAAATGGGCGAGCACTGGAAAGCAAAAGAGAGCAAAGCCTTCCAGCTCTATGAAATCGCGAAAGCCAATCTGAAAAAAGATGCCACCCCCAACATGGGCGAAAATGAAAAATTCGGCGGCTAA
- a CDS encoding CAP domain-containing protein has protein sequence MKNSAANVTLKRPTHWALFSLVTLMLIGSGTWADDDSRADSTNSGSTNSDSTNSDSTNSDSANSECGLTDQQQEMLTRVNEARNNARQCGDQSFPAASPLTWSCKLEAAAAMHANDMANNDYVSHSDPDGAGVEQRVNQQEYAWQAVGENIAAGHTSVAAVVNGWLESPSHCSNMMNDTFTEMGMAKADNADSRYTTFWAQVLGHPR, from the coding sequence ATGAAAAATTCGGCGGCTAACGTCACCTTAAAGCGCCCTACCCACTGGGCGCTTTTTAGTCTGGTAACACTGATGCTGATAGGCAGCGGAACGTGGGCCGATGATGACTCCCGCGCCGACAGTACTAATAGCGGCAGTACTAATAGCGACAGTACTAATAGCGACAGTACCAACAGTGACAGTGCTAACAGCGAGTGTGGCCTGACTGATCAGCAACAGGAAATGCTAACGCGGGTGAACGAGGCACGAAACAACGCCCGTCAATGTGGTGATCAATCATTTCCAGCAGCCAGCCCGTTAACCTGGAGCTGTAAACTGGAGGCCGCTGCCGCCATGCACGCCAACGATATGGCCAACAACGACTACGTTAGCCATTCAGATCCTGACGGCGCAGGGGTTGAGCAACGCGTCAATCAACAGGAGTACGCATGGCAAGCGGTGGGTGAAAATATTGCCGCTGGGCATACGTCTGTCGCTGCCGTGGTTAACGGTTGGTTAGAGAGCCCCAGCCATTGCAGCAATATGATGAACGACACCTTCACCGAGATGGGCATGGCAAAAGCCGACAATGCTGACTCGCGGTATACCACCTTTTGGGCACAGGTGCTGGGACACCCCCGCTAA
- a CDS encoding CreA family protein, giving the protein MRFSTPVAITSLVMMSSLLLPTSLLAQDAHIGSVRTEFRLIGPNSTIEVERFDDPKVQGISCYLSYSQVGGISGAVGLAEEASEASVACRQTGEIVFDPDEVDEQEVVFNQRRSALFKNMRVVRMHDVETETFVYLTYSTKLVDGSPKNAISAVNYGEF; this is encoded by the coding sequence ATGCGTTTCTCAACACCGGTTGCCATTACATCGCTTGTGATGATGTCTTCGTTGCTGCTGCCTACTTCGCTTTTGGCGCAGGATGCCCATATTGGCAGCGTGCGTACAGAGTTTAGGTTGATCGGACCGAACAGTACGATTGAAGTGGAGCGCTTTGACGACCCGAAAGTACAAGGGATTTCCTGCTATCTTTCCTACTCCCAAGTGGGCGGGATTTCAGGTGCGGTAGGGCTTGCTGAGGAAGCTAGCGAGGCGAGCGTGGCGTGTCGGCAAACGGGAGAGATCGTCTTCGACCCTGACGAGGTAGACGAGCAAGAGGTTGTTTTTAACCAACGTCGATCCGCACTTTTCAAAAACATGCGCGTGGTGCGTATGCACGATGTCGAAACTGAAACCTTTGTGTATTTGACCTACAGCACCAAGCTGGTAGATGGTTCGCCTAAGAACGCAATTTCAGCGGTCAACTACGGTGAGTTTTAA